The DNA sequence AATAAACTTGCTGAGTGTTATTTCGGAAAAAACAGCACCTTTTAAATGCGAAACATTAGCAATACTATTTCCGGATACTATATTATCAATAATTTGATGCTTATCATCTTTATTGGAAATATAAATCGCAAAATGAGTACTCAAAAAAAATAGAATTAAAGTTTATATATTTTTAGAATGAAATGCAACCAAGCCTTCAATAGGACGGCGTTCAAAATTACCAACAATAAAGCCCATTTCTTCAGCAACTTCTTTTATTTGATCTTGAGCAAAATAAGCTATAGAACCTGCAAAGTGTACAGGCACTGTTTTCACTTCTTCTTTATATTGCATAATATAGTTTTTGGTAAAAATTCGAATGCCTTCTTTTATCAATTCAATGATATATTCTGAATCTTTATTTAAAAACATAAATTCAGCAAAATTTGCTAAATATGCATTAGGGTTTGGTTGTTTGTAGATATTATACTTAACATAATCAGCTTCCATATTGTATTTGCTACCAAAAGCGACTTTAATATCCTCGGGCATGTTATTAAAGTAATAATCTCTTATCAATTGTTTACCATAATAATTACCTGAAGCGTCATCCATTAATATATAACCTAAGGACAAAACACGTTGGTGCAATTGCTTACCATCATAGTAGCTACAATTAGATCCCGTACCCAGTATACATACCACAGCAGCTTCATCGGCCTTACTAAT is a window from the Pseudalgibacter alginicilyticus genome containing:
- a CDS encoding BadF/BadG/BcrA/BcrD ATPase family protein, whose protein sequence is MILIVDSGSTKSDWIAIDDNGKQISEKFRTKGLNPEILTSKKLKKIIKNSKEITAYKADVTHVYFYGAGCGTERGNEMVYNVLKEVFKEALVKVEEDTMAAVYGTISKADEAAVVCILGTGSNCSYYDGKQLHQRVLSLGYILMDDASGNYYGKQLIRDYYFNNMPEDIKVAFGSKYNMEADYVKYNIYKQPNPNAYLANFAEFMFLNKDSEYIIELIKEGIRIFTKNYIMQYKEEVKTVPVHFAGSIAYFAQDQIKEVAEEMGFIVGNFERRPIEGLVAFHSKNI